The Arachis hypogaea cultivar Tifrunner chromosome 16, arahy.Tifrunner.gnm2.J5K5, whole genome shotgun sequence genome contains a region encoding:
- the LOC112758038 gene encoding protein SEMI-ROLLED LEAF 2 isoform X2, protein MGFISRKIFPACCRMCVCCPALRSSSRQPVKRYRKLLADIFPKSPDELPNERKIAKLCEYAAKNPFRIPKIAKYLEERCYKELRSEHIKLVNIVAEAFNKLISHCKVQIAYFAVDVLNVVSELLGYSKHDAIQILGCQTLTSFIYSQVDATYARSIEKLVRKVCMLSREHGKTNENRCLRASSLQCLSAMVWFMAEFSHIFVDFDEIIRTTLDNYMQDRQGEDADLREGPHHNWVDEVVQCEGRGGLVVGNDTRSRCLIIWQQLEIKDPSLLTGEEMGKPEIWAQICIQRLVELAKESTTMRRVLDPMFVYFDSGRHWSPPKGLAIMVLSSMAYFMENSGNQQLILASVIRHLDHKNVLHDPHLKASIIQVATSLAVQIRTGRGLVEFGFVDDLCRHLRKSLQASGEFVGEQELNSNILLQISIEECLLEFSKRVSDVRPLLDLMAITLENLPSGVLARASIGSLIILSRVVTVALPSLYSQQAFPEVLLMQLIKAMLHSDLETSVGAHQIFALILFPNSFHSHLVPSRSRSLHNKRPSHSTSASASISALMEKLRNGRDSANLENHGDIVDDGCRERGIVEEDRNQQGRGSKISPNFYKLKSVIDSTSLTESEPYIMELSEDQMAQLLSAFWIQANLPDNLPSKFEAIAHSFMLTLTVLRIKNLKDNLLVRFFQLPLSLWSMLLDPGMLPPACQRSIFVFSAGMLMFACKLYQIHDLHDMFTSLAISEVDPFMGISDYLQVCAKMDVDVKGYGTAADNQMAISVLSVLRNKIPEYLQATKNVLVQNLTSITELDADHLDTLLSEAFRPDEEFMFGPQWVLDNNQMILHSKESMSLDGDVLSSSAVEDDSISEASVSDFSRSIPKMPASPSLLRVISVGRLMESALEVAGQVAGTVVSASPIPYSAMANQCEAIGTGTRKKLSSWLAYDYTQVADKSLLKVSDNSNRDSLVMKLPPASPFDNFLIAAGR, encoded by the exons GACATCTTCCCCAAATCCCCT GATGAGCTCCCAAATGAAAGGAAGATTGCCAAATTGTGTGAATATGCTGCAAAAAATCCTTTTCGGATTCCAAAG ATAGCAAAATATCTTGAAGAAAGGTGCTACAAGGAGCTCCGATCTGAGCACATCAAACTTGTGAATATTGTAGCTGAAGCTTTCAACAAGTTGATTTCTCATTGTAAGGTGCAAAT AGCATACTTTGCTGTTGATGTGCTTAATGTGGTTTCTGAGCTTTTGGGCTATTCCAAGCATGATGCTATTCAAATACTTGGGTGCCAAACTCTAACAAGTTTCATCTACAGTCAG GTGGATGCCACTTATGCTCGTAGCATTGAAAAGTTAGTAAGAAAGGTATGCATGCTATCGAGGGAGCATGGTAAAACAAATGAGAATCGCTGCTTGAGGGCATCAAGCTTGCAATGCCTTTCAGCAATG GTTTGGTTCATGGCTGAGTTTTCACacatttttgttgattttgatgaG ATCATTCGCACCACTTTAGATAACTATATGCAGGACAGGCAAGGTGAAGATGCTGATCTTAGAGAAGGGCCTCATCATAATTGGGTAGATGAAGTTGTGCAGTGTGAAGGCCGGGGTGGTTTAGTTGTTGGTAATGACACTCGCTCTAGGTGCTTGATCATCTGGCAGCAGCTAGAAATAAAGGATCCTTCCCTGTTGACAGG AGAAGAAATGGGAAAACCTGAAATATGGGCTCAGATATGCATTCAGAGACTGGTTGAATTAGCCAAGGAAAGTACAACGATGCGTCGTGTATTGGATCCAATGTTTGTTTACTTTGATTCCGGACGACATTGGTCTCCTCCAAAAGGGTTAGCAATAATGGTTTTGTCTAGCATGGCCTATTTCATGGAGAATTCAG GGAATCAGCAGTTGATTCTAGCTTCTGTCATACGTCATCTGGACCACAAAAATGTCTTACATGATCCCCACCTTAAAGCTAGCATTATTCAAGTTGCGACATCTTTGGCTGTTCAAATTAGAACTGGGAGAGGGTTGGTAGAATTTGGTTTTGTTGATGACCTTTGCAGGCATCTTAGAAAAAGCCTTCAAGCCTCTGGGGAATTTGTTGGAGAGCAAGAGCTGAACTCAAATATCTTGCTCCAAATCTCCATTGAGGAATGCTTACTAGAATTTTCCAAGCGA GTCTCTGATGTACGGCCACTGCTCGACTTGATGGCCATAACCTTAGAAAATTTGCCATCTGGTGTTCTTGCCAGAGCAAGCATTGGATCACTTATAATCCTTTCTCGAGTGGTCACCGTAGCATTGCCATCTTTGTATTCACAGCAG GCATTTCCAGAAGTGCTTCTTATGCAACTCATAAAAGCAATGCTGCATTCAGATCTGGAGACTTCAGTTGGAGCACACCAGATTTTTGCTTTAATTCTTTTTCCAAATTCTTTCCATTCACATTTAGTGCCTTCACGGTCTAGATCTCTGCACAATAAAAGGCCTTCCCACAGTACATCTGCATCTGCATCAATTTCAGCTTTAATGGAAAAGCTTCGCAATGGCAGAGACAGCGCCAACCTAGAGAATCATGGCGACATTGTTGATGATGGATGCAGAGAAAGAGGCATTGTGGAAGAAGACCGGAACCAGCAGGGCCGTGGCTCTAAGATTTCTCCCAACTTTTACAAGCTTAAATCTGTCATTGATAGCACTAGTTTGACCGAGTCT GAACCATATATTATGGAGCTAAGTGAAGATCAAATGGCACAGTTACTTTCTGCCTTTTGGATTCAAGCCAATCTTCCTGACAATTTGCCTTCAAAGTTTGAAGCTATAGCTCACTCTTTCATGTTAACACTAACTGTTTTACGCATAAAG AACCTTAAAGATAATCTATTGGTCCGCTTCTTCCAACTTCCTCTTTCTCTCTGGAGTATGTTGTTGGACCCAG GAATGTTGCCCCCAGCATGTCAGAGGTCTATCTTTGTATTCTCTGCAGGCATGTTGATGTTTGCCTGCAAATTATATCAGATTCATGATCTGCATGATATGTTCACATCATTAGCAATATCTGAA GTTGATCCATTCATGGGAATCAGTGATTATCTTCAAGTATGTGCTAAGATGGATGTGGATGTGAAAGGATATGGCACTGCTGCTGATAATCAGATGGCAATATCGGTATTATCTGTGTTACGGAACAAAATACCAGAATATCTCCAGGCTACAAAAAATGTTTTGGTTCAGAATTTGACTAGCATCACTGAG CTGGATGCAGATCACCTGGACACCCTACTGTCAGAGGCATTCAGGCCTGATGAAGAATTCATGTTTGGTCCACAATGGGTTCTTGATAACAATCAAATGATTTTGCATTCCAAGGAGTCAATGTCACTAGATGGG GATGTTCTATCAAGTTCAGCAGTTGAAGATGACTCAATAAGTGAAGCATCTGTTTCCGATTTCTCTCGATCTATTCCAAAGATGCCTGCGTCACCTTCACTACTTCGTGTTATCAGCGTTGGACGGCTTATGGAATCG GCTCTAGAGGTAGCTGGTCAAGTTGCAGGGACTGTTGTCTCGGCTTCTCCTATCCCATACAGCGCCATGGCTAACCAGTGCGAGGCCATTGGTACCGGCACAAGGAAGAAGCTCTCAAGTTGGCTGGCCTATGATTATACTCAAGTAGCTGATAAATCACTGCTCAAAGTTTCTGATAATAGTAATAGGGATTCCTTGGTCATGAAGCTACCTCCAGCCAGCCCCTTTGACAATTTCCTCATTGCTGCTGGGCGTTAA
- the LOC112758270 gene encoding uncharacterized protein → MDFHKKRVRLLVFVAFIIVLSMAAEKCRKLVPDHATSKSGKFTVWNCLDMGYGSLACGVKESTKLYFHNLRAAHIEKAKNQAMKSALTDAKSQGMAQSLAEKHAEKEGAKAAKLASHKAQRVIGPMISSGWDFFEAVYYGGSDAEGAIRGSGTLFGSYLGGFFGEQRLGRLGFLVGSQMGSWFGGRIGLMLYDILNAIHFLINLSN, encoded by the exons ATGGATTTCCACAAGAAACGCGTCCGGTTGCTGGTATTTGTCGCCTTCATCATTGTTCTTAGCATGGCAG CTGAGAAATGCAGGAAGCTTGTTCCGGATCATGCAACATCCAAGAGTGGAAAGTTTACAGTGTGGAATTGCTTGGACATGGGATACGGAAGTCTAGCATGCGGTGTGAAGGAAAGTACGAAGCTGTATTTCCACAACTTAAGAGCTGCACATATTGAGAAAGCCAAGAACCAAGCAATGAAATCTGCACTGACTGATGCAAAGTCACAGGGCATGGCACAGTCATTAGCAGAGAAGCATGCTGAGAAAGAAGGCGCAAAGGCGGCGAAGTTGGCTTCGCACAAGGCTCAGCGCGTGATAGGTCCCATGATATCTTCTGGATGGGACTTCTTTGAGGCAGTGTACTATGGTGGGAGTGATGCAGAGGGTGCAATCAGGGGAAGCGGCACTTTGTTTGGTTCATATCTTGGTGGCTTCTTTGGGGAACAAAGGCTTGgcagacttggttttctagtggGTAGCCAAATGGGAAGTTGGTTTGGTGGTAGAATTGGCCTAATGCTCTATGATATTCTTAATGCAATCCATTTCTTGATTAATCTTAGCAACTGA
- the LOC112758211 gene encoding nicotianamine synthase — MVCQEEVLISKVCELYSEIASLESLKPCKNVDTLFTELVLTCIPPSPIDVTKLSKNLQEIRSNLIRLCGIAEGHLEHHYSAILGSYDNPLHHLHIFPYYKNYLKLALLEFTILSQHCGPQLPNKIAFVGSGPLPLTSIVLASNHLPSTTFHNYDIDSSANSSAMRLVSGDPDLSKRMAFHTNDILDVTSCLEEFDVVYLAALVGMDKEEKNRMIDHLSKYMAPGAVLMLRSAHGARAFLYPVVEPCDLRGFEVLSVFHPTDEVINSLVIARKYPLSVVDQQQGLASMILPNKCSDEIQAFNHPLNHGNIIIEELTLDDQL, encoded by the coding sequence ATGGTGTGCCAAGAAGAAGTATTGATCTCAAAAGTATGCGAGCTGTACTCAGAAATAGCGAGTCTAGAGTCTCTTAAACCGTGCAAGAATGTGGACACCCTATTCACAGAGCTTGTCCTGACATGCATACCACCAAGCCCGATCGATGTCACAAAGCTCTCAAAGAACCTTCAAGAGATAAGATCCAACCTCATCAGGCTCTGTGGCATAGCCGAGGGTCATTTGGAGCACCACTACTCCGCCATCCTTGGCTCCTACGATAACCCTCTCCACCATCTCCACATCTTCCCTTACTATAAAAACTACCTCAAACTCGCTCTTCTTGAATTCACAATCCTCTCCCAACACTGCGGCCCACAACTCCCCAACAAGATCGCCTTTGTTGGCTCCGGCCCTCTTCCTCTAACTTCCATTGTTCTCGCATCCAACCACCTCCCTTCAACCACTTTCCACAACTATGACATCGACTCTTCCGCCAACTCGAGCGCCATGCGCTTGGTTTCAGGAGATCCTGACTTGTCCAAGCGCATGGCGTTTCACACCAATGATATATTGGATGTGACGAGTTGTTTGGAAGAGTTTGACGTTGTTTACTTGGCGGCGCTTGTGGGAATGGACAAGGAAGAAAAGAACAGAATGATTGATCACTTGTCAAAGTACATGGCACCTGGTGCCGTTCTTATGCTGAGGAGTGCTCATGGCGCTCGTGCTTTTCTGTACCCTGTTGTTGAGCCCTGTGATCTTAGAGGCTTTGAGGTTCTCTCTGTGTTCCACCCTACTGATGAGGTTATCAATTCTCTTGTCATAGCCAGAAAATACCCTCTTTCTGTTGTTGACCAACAACAAGGACTTGCTTCTATGATATTACCCAATAAGTGCTCTGATGAGATTCAAGCCTTCAACCACCCTCTCAATCATGGCAACATCATCATTGAGGAATTAACCCTTGACGATCAACTCTGA
- the LOC112758038 gene encoding protein SEMI-ROLLED LEAF 2 isoform X3 — MLSREHGKTNENRCLRASSLQCLSAMVWFMAEFSHIFVDFDEIIRTTLDNYMQDRQGEDADLREGPHHNWVDEVVQCEGRGGLVVGNDTRSRCLIIWQQLEIKDPSLLTGEEMGKPEIWAQICIQRLVELAKESTTMRRVLDPMFVYFDSGRHWSPPKGLAIMVLSSMAYFMENSGNQQLILASVIRHLDHKNVLHDPHLKASIIQVATSLAVQIRTGRGLVEFGFVDDLCRHLRKSLQASGEFVGEQELNSNILLQISIEECLLEFSKRVSDVRPLLDLMAITLENLPSGVLARASIGSLIILSRVVTVALPSLYSQQAFPEVLLMQLIKAMLHSDLETSVGAHQIFALILFPNSFHSHLVPSRSRSLHNKRPSHSTSASASISALMEKLRNGRDSANLENHGDIVDDGCRERGIVEEDRNQQGRGSKISPNFYKLKSVIDSTSLTESEPYIMELSEDQMAQLLSAFWIQANLPDNLPSKFEAIAHSFMLTLTVLRIKNLKDNLLVRFFQLPLSLWSMLLDPGMLPPACQRSIFVFSAGMLMFACKLYQIHDLHDMFTSLAISEVDPFMGISDYLQVCAKMDVDVKGYGTAADNQMAISVLSVLRNKIPEYLQATKNVLVQNLTSITELDADHLDTLLSEAFRPDEEFMFGPQWVLDNNQMILHSKESMSLDGDVLSSSAVEDDSISEASVSDFSRSIPKMPASPSLLRVISVGRLMESALEVAGQVAGTVVSASPIPYSAMANQCEAIGTGTRKKLSSWLAYDYTQVADKSLLKVSDNSNRDSLVMKLPPASPFDNFLIAAGR; from the exons ATGCTATCGAGGGAGCATGGTAAAACAAATGAGAATCGCTGCTTGAGGGCATCAAGCTTGCAATGCCTTTCAGCAATG GTTTGGTTCATGGCTGAGTTTTCACacatttttgttgattttgatgaG ATCATTCGCACCACTTTAGATAACTATATGCAGGACAGGCAAGGTGAAGATGCTGATCTTAGAGAAGGGCCTCATCATAATTGGGTAGATGAAGTTGTGCAGTGTGAAGGCCGGGGTGGTTTAGTTGTTGGTAATGACACTCGCTCTAGGTGCTTGATCATCTGGCAGCAGCTAGAAATAAAGGATCCTTCCCTGTTGACAGG AGAAGAAATGGGAAAACCTGAAATATGGGCTCAGATATGCATTCAGAGACTGGTTGAATTAGCCAAGGAAAGTACAACGATGCGTCGTGTATTGGATCCAATGTTTGTTTACTTTGATTCCGGACGACATTGGTCTCCTCCAAAAGGGTTAGCAATAATGGTTTTGTCTAGCATGGCCTATTTCATGGAGAATTCAG GGAATCAGCAGTTGATTCTAGCTTCTGTCATACGTCATCTGGACCACAAAAATGTCTTACATGATCCCCACCTTAAAGCTAGCATTATTCAAGTTGCGACATCTTTGGCTGTTCAAATTAGAACTGGGAGAGGGTTGGTAGAATTTGGTTTTGTTGATGACCTTTGCAGGCATCTTAGAAAAAGCCTTCAAGCCTCTGGGGAATTTGTTGGAGAGCAAGAGCTGAACTCAAATATCTTGCTCCAAATCTCCATTGAGGAATGCTTACTAGAATTTTCCAAGCGA GTCTCTGATGTACGGCCACTGCTCGACTTGATGGCCATAACCTTAGAAAATTTGCCATCTGGTGTTCTTGCCAGAGCAAGCATTGGATCACTTATAATCCTTTCTCGAGTGGTCACCGTAGCATTGCCATCTTTGTATTCACAGCAG GCATTTCCAGAAGTGCTTCTTATGCAACTCATAAAAGCAATGCTGCATTCAGATCTGGAGACTTCAGTTGGAGCACACCAGATTTTTGCTTTAATTCTTTTTCCAAATTCTTTCCATTCACATTTAGTGCCTTCACGGTCTAGATCTCTGCACAATAAAAGGCCTTCCCACAGTACATCTGCATCTGCATCAATTTCAGCTTTAATGGAAAAGCTTCGCAATGGCAGAGACAGCGCCAACCTAGAGAATCATGGCGACATTGTTGATGATGGATGCAGAGAAAGAGGCATTGTGGAAGAAGACCGGAACCAGCAGGGCCGTGGCTCTAAGATTTCTCCCAACTTTTACAAGCTTAAATCTGTCATTGATAGCACTAGTTTGACCGAGTCT GAACCATATATTATGGAGCTAAGTGAAGATCAAATGGCACAGTTACTTTCTGCCTTTTGGATTCAAGCCAATCTTCCTGACAATTTGCCTTCAAAGTTTGAAGCTATAGCTCACTCTTTCATGTTAACACTAACTGTTTTACGCATAAAG AACCTTAAAGATAATCTATTGGTCCGCTTCTTCCAACTTCCTCTTTCTCTCTGGAGTATGTTGTTGGACCCAG GAATGTTGCCCCCAGCATGTCAGAGGTCTATCTTTGTATTCTCTGCAGGCATGTTGATGTTTGCCTGCAAATTATATCAGATTCATGATCTGCATGATATGTTCACATCATTAGCAATATCTGAA GTTGATCCATTCATGGGAATCAGTGATTATCTTCAAGTATGTGCTAAGATGGATGTGGATGTGAAAGGATATGGCACTGCTGCTGATAATCAGATGGCAATATCGGTATTATCTGTGTTACGGAACAAAATACCAGAATATCTCCAGGCTACAAAAAATGTTTTGGTTCAGAATTTGACTAGCATCACTGAG CTGGATGCAGATCACCTGGACACCCTACTGTCAGAGGCATTCAGGCCTGATGAAGAATTCATGTTTGGTCCACAATGGGTTCTTGATAACAATCAAATGATTTTGCATTCCAAGGAGTCAATGTCACTAGATGGG GATGTTCTATCAAGTTCAGCAGTTGAAGATGACTCAATAAGTGAAGCATCTGTTTCCGATTTCTCTCGATCTATTCCAAAGATGCCTGCGTCACCTTCACTACTTCGTGTTATCAGCGTTGGACGGCTTATGGAATCG GCTCTAGAGGTAGCTGGTCAAGTTGCAGGGACTGTTGTCTCGGCTTCTCCTATCCCATACAGCGCCATGGCTAACCAGTGCGAGGCCATTGGTACCGGCACAAGGAAGAAGCTCTCAAGTTGGCTGGCCTATGATTATACTCAAGTAGCTGATAAATCACTGCTCAAAGTTTCTGATAATAGTAATAGGGATTCCTTGGTCATGAAGCTACCTCCAGCCAGCCCCTTTGACAATTTCCTCATTGCTGCTGGGCGTTAA
- the LOC112758271 gene encoding small ribosomal subunit protein uS11, with amino-acid sequence MSRRKVREPKEETVTLGPAVREGEHVFGVARIFASFNDTFIHVTDLSGRETLVRITGGMKVKADRDESSPYAAMLAAQDVAARCKELGITALHIKLRATGGNKTKTPGPGAQSALRALARSGMKIGRIEDVTPIPSDSTRRKSGRRGRRL; translated from the exons ATG TCGAGGAGAAAGGTTAGAGAGCCCAAGGAGGAAACCGTCACTCTTGGCCCTGCTGTTAGAGAGGGGGAACATGTTTTTGGTGTTGCTCGCATTTTTGCATCATTCAATGACACCTTTATT CATGTGACTGATTTGTCTGGAAGGGAAACCCTTGTCCGCATCACTG GTGGAATGAAGGTTAAAGCTGACAGAGATGAATCATCCCCATATGCTGCTATGCTTGCAGCACAAGATGTTGCTGCTAGATGCAAG GAGCTGGGCATAACTGCTCTTCATATCAAGCTCCGTGCCACCGGTGGAAACAAGACAAAAACACCTGGCCCTGGTGCTCAGTCTGCTCTCCGCGCCTTGGCTCGCTCTGGAATGAAAATTGGCCGCATAG AGGATGTGACTCCGATTCCTTCAGATAGCACTCGTAGAAAGAGCGGTAGAAGGGGAAGAAGGCTTTGA
- the LOC112758038 gene encoding protein SEMI-ROLLED LEAF 2 isoform X1 gives MVEEVELHYTTLVGMGFISRKIFPACCRMCVCCPALRSSSRQPVKRYRKLLADIFPKSPDELPNERKIAKLCEYAAKNPFRIPKIAKYLEERCYKELRSEHIKLVNIVAEAFNKLISHCKVQIAYFAVDVLNVVSELLGYSKHDAIQILGCQTLTSFIYSQVDATYARSIEKLVRKVCMLSREHGKTNENRCLRASSLQCLSAMVWFMAEFSHIFVDFDEIIRTTLDNYMQDRQGEDADLREGPHHNWVDEVVQCEGRGGLVVGNDTRSRCLIIWQQLEIKDPSLLTGEEMGKPEIWAQICIQRLVELAKESTTMRRVLDPMFVYFDSGRHWSPPKGLAIMVLSSMAYFMENSGNQQLILASVIRHLDHKNVLHDPHLKASIIQVATSLAVQIRTGRGLVEFGFVDDLCRHLRKSLQASGEFVGEQELNSNILLQISIEECLLEFSKRVSDVRPLLDLMAITLENLPSGVLARASIGSLIILSRVVTVALPSLYSQQAFPEVLLMQLIKAMLHSDLETSVGAHQIFALILFPNSFHSHLVPSRSRSLHNKRPSHSTSASASISALMEKLRNGRDSANLENHGDIVDDGCRERGIVEEDRNQQGRGSKISPNFYKLKSVIDSTSLTESEPYIMELSEDQMAQLLSAFWIQANLPDNLPSKFEAIAHSFMLTLTVLRIKNLKDNLLVRFFQLPLSLWSMLLDPGMLPPACQRSIFVFSAGMLMFACKLYQIHDLHDMFTSLAISEVDPFMGISDYLQVCAKMDVDVKGYGTAADNQMAISVLSVLRNKIPEYLQATKNVLVQNLTSITELDADHLDTLLSEAFRPDEEFMFGPQWVLDNNQMILHSKESMSLDGDVLSSSAVEDDSISEASVSDFSRSIPKMPASPSLLRVISVGRLMESALEVAGQVAGTVVSASPIPYSAMANQCEAIGTGTRKKLSSWLAYDYTQVADKSLLKVSDNSNRDSLVMKLPPASPFDNFLIAAGR, from the exons GACATCTTCCCCAAATCCCCT GATGAGCTCCCAAATGAAAGGAAGATTGCCAAATTGTGTGAATATGCTGCAAAAAATCCTTTTCGGATTCCAAAG ATAGCAAAATATCTTGAAGAAAGGTGCTACAAGGAGCTCCGATCTGAGCACATCAAACTTGTGAATATTGTAGCTGAAGCTTTCAACAAGTTGATTTCTCATTGTAAGGTGCAAAT AGCATACTTTGCTGTTGATGTGCTTAATGTGGTTTCTGAGCTTTTGGGCTATTCCAAGCATGATGCTATTCAAATACTTGGGTGCCAAACTCTAACAAGTTTCATCTACAGTCAG GTGGATGCCACTTATGCTCGTAGCATTGAAAAGTTAGTAAGAAAGGTATGCATGCTATCGAGGGAGCATGGTAAAACAAATGAGAATCGCTGCTTGAGGGCATCAAGCTTGCAATGCCTTTCAGCAATG GTTTGGTTCATGGCTGAGTTTTCACacatttttgttgattttgatgaG ATCATTCGCACCACTTTAGATAACTATATGCAGGACAGGCAAGGTGAAGATGCTGATCTTAGAGAAGGGCCTCATCATAATTGGGTAGATGAAGTTGTGCAGTGTGAAGGCCGGGGTGGTTTAGTTGTTGGTAATGACACTCGCTCTAGGTGCTTGATCATCTGGCAGCAGCTAGAAATAAAGGATCCTTCCCTGTTGACAGG AGAAGAAATGGGAAAACCTGAAATATGGGCTCAGATATGCATTCAGAGACTGGTTGAATTAGCCAAGGAAAGTACAACGATGCGTCGTGTATTGGATCCAATGTTTGTTTACTTTGATTCCGGACGACATTGGTCTCCTCCAAAAGGGTTAGCAATAATGGTTTTGTCTAGCATGGCCTATTTCATGGAGAATTCAG GGAATCAGCAGTTGATTCTAGCTTCTGTCATACGTCATCTGGACCACAAAAATGTCTTACATGATCCCCACCTTAAAGCTAGCATTATTCAAGTTGCGACATCTTTGGCTGTTCAAATTAGAACTGGGAGAGGGTTGGTAGAATTTGGTTTTGTTGATGACCTTTGCAGGCATCTTAGAAAAAGCCTTCAAGCCTCTGGGGAATTTGTTGGAGAGCAAGAGCTGAACTCAAATATCTTGCTCCAAATCTCCATTGAGGAATGCTTACTAGAATTTTCCAAGCGA GTCTCTGATGTACGGCCACTGCTCGACTTGATGGCCATAACCTTAGAAAATTTGCCATCTGGTGTTCTTGCCAGAGCAAGCATTGGATCACTTATAATCCTTTCTCGAGTGGTCACCGTAGCATTGCCATCTTTGTATTCACAGCAG GCATTTCCAGAAGTGCTTCTTATGCAACTCATAAAAGCAATGCTGCATTCAGATCTGGAGACTTCAGTTGGAGCACACCAGATTTTTGCTTTAATTCTTTTTCCAAATTCTTTCCATTCACATTTAGTGCCTTCACGGTCTAGATCTCTGCACAATAAAAGGCCTTCCCACAGTACATCTGCATCTGCATCAATTTCAGCTTTAATGGAAAAGCTTCGCAATGGCAGAGACAGCGCCAACCTAGAGAATCATGGCGACATTGTTGATGATGGATGCAGAGAAAGAGGCATTGTGGAAGAAGACCGGAACCAGCAGGGCCGTGGCTCTAAGATTTCTCCCAACTTTTACAAGCTTAAATCTGTCATTGATAGCACTAGTTTGACCGAGTCT GAACCATATATTATGGAGCTAAGTGAAGATCAAATGGCACAGTTACTTTCTGCCTTTTGGATTCAAGCCAATCTTCCTGACAATTTGCCTTCAAAGTTTGAAGCTATAGCTCACTCTTTCATGTTAACACTAACTGTTTTACGCATAAAG AACCTTAAAGATAATCTATTGGTCCGCTTCTTCCAACTTCCTCTTTCTCTCTGGAGTATGTTGTTGGACCCAG GAATGTTGCCCCCAGCATGTCAGAGGTCTATCTTTGTATTCTCTGCAGGCATGTTGATGTTTGCCTGCAAATTATATCAGATTCATGATCTGCATGATATGTTCACATCATTAGCAATATCTGAA GTTGATCCATTCATGGGAATCAGTGATTATCTTCAAGTATGTGCTAAGATGGATGTGGATGTGAAAGGATATGGCACTGCTGCTGATAATCAGATGGCAATATCGGTATTATCTGTGTTACGGAACAAAATACCAGAATATCTCCAGGCTACAAAAAATGTTTTGGTTCAGAATTTGACTAGCATCACTGAG CTGGATGCAGATCACCTGGACACCCTACTGTCAGAGGCATTCAGGCCTGATGAAGAATTCATGTTTGGTCCACAATGGGTTCTTGATAACAATCAAATGATTTTGCATTCCAAGGAGTCAATGTCACTAGATGGG GATGTTCTATCAAGTTCAGCAGTTGAAGATGACTCAATAAGTGAAGCATCTGTTTCCGATTTCTCTCGATCTATTCCAAAGATGCCTGCGTCACCTTCACTACTTCGTGTTATCAGCGTTGGACGGCTTATGGAATCG GCTCTAGAGGTAGCTGGTCAAGTTGCAGGGACTGTTGTCTCGGCTTCTCCTATCCCATACAGCGCCATGGCTAACCAGTGCGAGGCCATTGGTACCGGCACAAGGAAGAAGCTCTCAAGTTGGCTGGCCTATGATTATACTCAAGTAGCTGATAAATCACTGCTCAAAGTTTCTGATAATAGTAATAGGGATTCCTTGGTCATGAAGCTACCTCCAGCCAGCCCCTTTGACAATTTCCTCATTGCTGCTGGGCGTTAA